A DNA window from Ornithobacterium rhinotracheale DSM 15997 contains the following coding sequences:
- a CDS encoding DUF4298 domain-containing protein, translating to MKEISLKEAEKRMEACEEDLKVLQDFNQAMDRIAKNIALLDEYYGNQYLKDVQNPANKDVYSAVLSEDGIWNLLAEIHWEKIDILKKIVKDLR from the coding sequence ATGAAAGAAATATCGCTTAAGGAAGCCGAAAAACGCATGGAAGCCTGCGAAGAGGATTTAAAAGTGTTGCAAGACTTTAATCAAGCTATGGATCGCATTGCAAAAAACATAGCTCTGCTCGATGAATATTACGGAAATCAATATTTAAAAGATGTGCAGAATCCTGCGAATAAAGATGTGTATTCTGCCGTATTGAGCGAAGATGGCATTTGGAACCTCCTTGCCGAAATCCATTGGGAGAAAATCGATATTCTCAAGAAAATTGTGAAAGATTTACGCTAA